Part of the Candidatus Poribacteria bacterium genome, TACGCCTTCGAGAAGGTCCGCAGGACGATCAGGTTCGGGTGACGCGCCGACAGCCCGGCGAAGGTCTGTCCGCCGTAGTCCGCGTAGGCTTCGTCGACGAACCACAGGCACGTCGGCAGAGCGTCGAGAAGCCGCGTCAGCGTGTCGGCGTCGAGCAGTCGGTTGCCGGTCGGATTGTTCGGGTTGCTGACCAGGACGGCAGCGGCGCTGCGTTCCACGGCGGCGGCGAGCATCCGGTCGACGTCCAGGGCGTAGTCGTCCGGCGTCAGCGGCACGTCGATCACCTCGGCGGCGCATCGCTTCCCCAGCGCGACGAACCGCTCGTAGGACGGGTAGGGAACCAGCAGCCAACCCTTCGGCAGAAGCAGGTGCACCAGGAACTGCCAGACAAGCGCCTCTCCCGCGCCGTTGTAGACGAGCACCGATGCAGGCGGCACGCCTAGATGGGCGCCGATGCGCTCGCGGAGCGGTTCGGCGTACAGGTCGTCGCCGTAGAACCGGTACTCCCGCGACCGAGCGAAGGCGACCATCGCCTCGACGACGCGCGGCGAAGGTCCGTAGGGGTTGATCGCCGCGTCGAAGCGGAGCTCCGGAGCGTTCATCGGCGCGTTCTCCTCGTCAGGCAGTCCAAGCAGCAGGCGTTCAGGGACCGCAGACCTCGCGGTGGCTCTCCCGATCCCACAGCGAGTAGAAGTCGATGGGAACCTTCAGGTTCTCGGCGCGTGCCTGAACCGCCAGGTCCGTGCGACGGCGCAGAAAGTCCTCGGCGTAGACCGCCATCTCGTAGCGAATCGCGTAGGGGACCTCCGCCCAGATGTACGGCAGACTCGGCAGGATGGGCTCCGCCCAACCGGGATTCTCCGCCAGAAGGTGTAGGAACCGGCTCGCCCGCCGTCCGTACCGTTCGACGACCTTCTGCGACAGCGCCGCCGAAACCCCTGCGCGTGCCAACCGAGTCGGCAGCACTCCATCGACGGATTGCGCGCGAGGAGAGGGCTCCAGCGCCGAGTTCATCCCCAGGCGAGAGATGATGGCGCTCACGGCATCTTCCGCGATGCGCCGATGGAGGGTCATCTTGCCACCGCGTATGGCGAGCAAGCCCGGTTCCGGGCACTCGATCCGGTAGTCGCGGCTCATTGCTGACGTGGGACCTTCGCGCCCGTCCGCCATCGCCCGTACGCCCGCCCACGAGTCGGCGACGTCGCTTTCTGTCAGGCTCGCGTTGGGGAACGCCGCCGCCAGCCCGGACAGCAGGTAGGCGATGTCCTCGGCGTCGGGAGAGGCGTCTCCCGGACTGCCGCTGTAAGGCGTGTCGGTCGTCCCGACGAGCACAAAGTTCTCTTGCGGGATCGCGAACAGCCCGCGCCGGTCCTCCGGCGAGAAGAAGACGACCGTGTGGTTCAACGGCAGGCGGCGTCTCGACATGACGATGTGGACGCCCTTGCTGAGCTGCACCGCGTCGTCGGTACGGCGCGCCCAGGGACCCGTCGCGTCGACGACGATTGACGCGCGGACGTCGGCTTCGCGGGACGAAAGCCCGTCTCGGACGACGGCTCCGACGATCCGACCGTCCCGCTTGGCGTAACCCTCGATGACCGCGTAGTTGAGGACGTGGGCTCCGGCGTCTGCCGCGTCGAGGACTGCCTCCAGCGTCAGGCGGGCGTCGTGGGTCAAGCACTCGTGGTAGAGAACGCCGCCGACCAAGCCCTCGTCGGCGATTCCGGGCTCGGCGGCGAGCGTTTCGGATCGTTTCAGGCAGCGCCCGGAGGCTCCCGGCGTTCCGACGCAGAGGGCTCGATAGAGCCGGATGCCCGCCTTGAGCGCCCATGCCGGATGCGGCGATGTCCGATAGAGAGGCATGAGGAAGGGAACGCGGCGCACGATGCCGCCCGACTCGGCGGCGATCCGTTCGCGCTCGGCGAGGCAGCGGCGCACCATGCCCACCTGCCCCTGCTGGAGATAGCGGAACCCGCCGTGGATGAGGCGCGAGGAACGGCTGCTCGTGCCGCTGGCGAAGTCACCGCGCTCGCACAGGGCGACTCGGAGCCCGCTTTGGGCGGCGAGGCGCGCTACGGCCGCGCCCGTGATACCTCCGCCGACGATGAGGGCATCGTACGGATGGCTGTCCAGCGCGTCTAAAGCCCGATCTCGATGTGCGACCGATAGGGCTGACATGTCCGCCTCCCTCCTCCGACGGGCGAGCGTCACGAGGCGCGAGCTGTGAGGCGTTTCTGGATGTCGATGTAGTGTCGTTTCCGCCGAAGTGTGACGGGCTCGCTGTAGAGCTCACGGAACAGGAAGTGAAGCCCCTCCTCCAAGTCTCGCACACTCATCTGTTTTGGCGCAAATGTTATGTCGAACAGCGTGCATCGATCCCAGTAGGACTCCGCGAGCAGCCGACCCTCCGCCTGGAGCCGCCGGTAGAGCCGTGTGCCCGGGAAGGGCGTCAGCACGGTGATCTGGCACTCCAGCAGGTTCGAGTCGAGGACGAAATCGCGGATGCGCTCGAACGTGTCGGGCGTGTCGCCGTCGAGTCCGACGATGAAGCACCCGTTCACGGTGACGCCCCGCGACTGGATCGCGTCGATGGCGCGGCGATAGCCGTCCAGACGCCTGCGCTTCCAGTCGCCTCGGTCGAGGTTCACGAAGCTGCCCGGCGAAACGCTCTCCAAACCGATGAGAACCTGCTGACAGCCGCTCTCGGCGAGCAAATCGAGCAGCTCCGGGTCGTCGGCGACCGAGACGTCCGTCTCGGTGAACCAGTGGATGTCCCGTTTGCCCATCTCGTGGAGGAACCGCTTCGCCCAGTCGCGGTTGACGAAGGTGTTGTCGTCGGCGAGCTCGATGAACGGGAGGTCCCAG contains:
- a CDS encoding glycerol-3-phosphate dehydrogenase/oxidase; translation: MSALSVAHRDRALDALDSHPYDALIVGGGITGAAVARLAAQSGLRVALCERGDFASGTSSRSSRLIHGGFRYLQQGQVGMVRRCLAERERIAAESGGIVRRVPFLMPLYRTSPHPAWALKAGIRLYRALCVGTPGASGRCLKRSETLAAEPGIADEGLVGGVLYHECLTHDARLTLEAVLDAADAGAHVLNYAVIEGYAKRDGRIVGAVVRDGLSSREADVRASIVVDATGPWARRTDDAVQLSKGVHIVMSRRRLPLNHTVVFFSPEDRRGLFAIPQENFVLVGTTDTPYSGSPGDASPDAEDIAYLLSGLAAAFPNASLTESDVADSWAGVRAMADGREGPTSAMSRDYRIECPEPGLLAIRGGKMTLHRRIAEDAVSAIISRLGMNSALEPSPRAQSVDGVLPTRLARAGVSAALSQKVVERYGRRASRFLHLLAENPGWAEPILPSLPYIWAEVPYAIRYEMAVYAEDFLRRRTDLAVQARAENLKVPIDFYSLWDRESHREVCGP
- a CDS encoding B12-binding domain-containing radical SAM protein, which codes for MRVAFVSMSGVRIYSPELVALGVTLPGFVQRGEVIASLPSLAGITLAALTPSDVEFHYFEVDDIARHDILADYDLVAFSTFTAMAYECYALADRYRAQGTPVVIGGLHATLVPEEAALHADAVCVGEGESQWGSILEDARRGTLRRFYREDLPGTYDLSQTPPPRYDLLDTERYNRLTVQTSRGCPRDCEFCAASKVFGRYRVKPVEQVMREIDAIQSVWDLPFIELADDNTFVNRDWAKRFLHEMGKRDIHWFTETDVSVADDPELLDLLAESGCQQVLIGLESVSPGSFVNLDRGDWKRRRLDGYRRAIDAIQSRGVTVNGCFIVGLDGDTPDTFERIRDFVLDSNLLECQITVLTPFPGTRLYRRLQAEGRLLAESYWDRCTLFDITFAPKQMSVRDLEEGLHFLFRELYSEPVTLRRKRHYIDIQKRLTARAS
- a CDS encoding histidinol-phosphate aminotransferase family protein; its protein translation is MNAPELRFDAAINPYGPSPRVVEAMVAFARSREYRFYGDDLYAEPLRERIGAHLGVPPASVLVYNGAGEALVWQFLVHLLLPKGWLLVPYPSYERFVALGKRCAAEVIDVPLTPDDYALDVDRMLAAAVERSAAAVLVSNPNNPTGNRLLDADTLTRLLDALPTCLWFVDEAYADYGGQTFAGLSARHPNLIVLRTFSKAYGLAGMRVGYCVSHPEMAKRVAAFQIPWAVDSMALVAAEAALEDQEYLREVVARVRRDCDAFGSALRGVPYLRVYPTDANFFLLRLDGVEPAAVQRALDDAGIKVRQRPDMPNHLRVTCMLPQDNARLVEVLRASDAGSLGVSESAWKR